A single Sphingomonas kaistensis DNA region contains:
- a CDS encoding 2-oxoacid:ferredoxin oxidoreductase subunit beta: protein MNAPTPIEKTTAKDWASDQEVRWCPGCGDYAVLKAVQRTMPDLGVAREKTVFVSGIGCSSRFPYYMETYGFHTIHGRAPAVATGVKLANPDLDVWIITGDGDALSIGGNHTMHLLRRNLDCQVLLFNNEIYGLTKGQYSPTSRVGTRSPSTPFGSVDTPARPCAFALGAGARFVARGIDVHKSLPDVLKAAHAHKGTAFIEIFQNCVVYNDDVFAPFTARDVASEMQLWLKHGEAMLFAGGTKGIALDTDTLSLKVVAGDDPSVLIHNVRNRTLAHMLVEMPPVGFPVALGVIYDDPAPTFEASVIQQNETAAAGKKPDLQSLVGKGQSWMVEKEPRAE, encoded by the coding sequence ATGAACGCTCCAACCCCCATCGAGAAGACCACCGCCAAGGACTGGGCGTCCGACCAGGAAGTGCGCTGGTGCCCGGGCTGCGGCGATTATGCGGTGCTGAAAGCCGTGCAGCGGACCATGCCCGACCTCGGCGTCGCGCGCGAAAAGACCGTGTTCGTCTCGGGCATCGGCTGCTCCAGCCGTTTTCCTTATTACATGGAGACCTACGGTTTCCACACCATCCACGGCCGCGCGCCGGCGGTGGCGACGGGGGTCAAGCTCGCCAACCCCGACCTCGATGTGTGGATCATCACCGGTGACGGCGACGCCCTCAGCATCGGCGGCAACCACACCATGCACCTGTTGCGCCGCAATCTCGATTGTCAGGTGCTGCTGTTCAACAACGAGATCTACGGCCTGACCAAGGGCCAATATTCGCCGACCAGCCGCGTCGGCACCCGCAGCCCGTCGACCCCGTTCGGCTCGGTCGACACGCCTGCGCGCCCCTGCGCCTTCGCACTCGGCGCCGGCGCCCGCTTCGTCGCGCGCGGGATCGACGTCCACAAGTCGCTCCCCGACGTGCTGAAAGCCGCCCACGCCCACAAGGGCACCGCCTTCATCGAGATCTTCCAGAATTGCGTCGTCTACAACGACGACGTCTTCGCCCCCTTCACCGCCCGCGATGTCGCAAGCGAGATGCAGCTGTGGCTGAAGCATGGCGAGGCGATGCTGTTCGCCGGCGGCACCAAGGGCATCGCGCTCGACACCGATACGCTGAGCCTCAAGGTGGTGGCGGGTGACGATCCGTCGGTCCTCATCCACAATGTCCGCAATCGCACCCTCGCGCACATGCTGGTCGAAATGCCCCCGGTCGGTTTCCCGGTCGCGTTGGGCGTGATCTACGACGATCCCGCCCCGACCTTCGAAGCCTCGGTCATCCAGCAGAACGAGACCGCTGCGGCCGGCAAGAAACCCGACCTCCAGAGCCTGGTCGGCAAGGGCCAGAGCTGGATGGTCGAAAAAGAACCCCGCGCCGAATAG
- a CDS encoding alpha/beta hydrolase yields the protein MTQPFVRPDVAALLAIANGPGGKRAVDVGLVDARRMMHASRALFDAPVGALAVLRDVGGGPCPMRLYDARDQREPGPVLVFYHGGGFVLGDLDTHDPVCAELARLTDLPVVAVDYRLAPEHPFPAGPDDAIAAARWVAGSPVQLGLEATGLVPTGDSAGGTFAILTALALRDEPAAAPVLAAMPFYPAAHPVKHYPSLDAFGEGYLLSRASMGWFDQCYAPDRKDWRYNVLAKPLAGLPPMIVVTASLDPIRDQGRAFAAACVEAGVETVYQECAGTIHGFLNLRKALPSAQGDLERAVRQLALTLGRLTA from the coding sequence ATGACCCAACCCTTCGTCCGTCCCGATGTCGCCGCCTTGCTGGCGATCGCCAATGGTCCCGGGGGCAAGCGCGCGGTCGATGTCGGGCTGGTCGACGCGCGGCGGATGATGCATGCCAGCCGCGCGCTGTTCGATGCGCCGGTGGGCGCACTGGCAGTGCTGCGCGATGTGGGCGGAGGGCCGTGCCCGATGCGGCTATACGATGCGCGGGATCAGCGAGAGCCGGGTCCGGTGCTGGTCTTTTATCACGGCGGCGGGTTCGTGCTGGGCGACCTCGATACCCACGATCCGGTGTGCGCCGAGCTGGCGCGGCTGACGGACTTGCCGGTGGTGGCCGTCGATTATCGGCTGGCGCCCGAGCACCCCTTTCCCGCCGGTCCCGATGACGCCATCGCCGCCGCGCGATGGGTGGCCGGGAGCCCAGTCCAGCTCGGGCTGGAAGCGACCGGGCTGGTGCCGACCGGAGACAGCGCGGGCGGGACGTTTGCGATTCTCACGGCGCTGGCGCTGCGCGACGAGCCGGCGGCGGCGCCGGTGCTGGCGGCCATGCCCTTCTACCCCGCGGCGCATCCGGTGAAGCATTATCCGAGCCTCGACGCTTTCGGCGAAGGCTATCTGCTGAGCCGGGCGTCGATGGGCTGGTTCGACCAATGCTATGCGCCCGATCGCAAGGACTGGCGCTACAATGTGCTGGCGAAGCCGCTGGCCGGGCTGCCGCCGATGATCGTGGTGACCGCGTCGCTCGACCCGATCCGCGACCAGGGCCGGGCATTCGCTGCGGCCTGCGTCGAGGCAGGAGTGGAGACGGTGTATCAGGAGTGCGCCGGCACGATCCACGGCTTCCTCAACCTGCGCAAGGCGCTGCCGAGCGCGCAGGGCGATCTCGAGCGCGCCGTCAGGCAACTCGCGCTGACCCTGGGTCGGTTGACCGCATAA
- a CDS encoding RNA pyrophosphohydrolase, with the protein MTEHQAYRRGVGVMLLNADRQVWVGRRIDRTDEAWQMPQGGIDEGEEPWDTALRELEEETGIPPHLVERIADCPERLRYELPEELKSKLWGGKWRGQEQDWFLCRFLGREGDVDIATAHPEFDAWKWVAPSALPDLIVPFKRDLYRRLIEQFREHIDLPLP; encoded by the coding sequence ATGACCGAACATCAAGCCTATCGCCGCGGAGTCGGCGTCATGCTCCTCAATGCCGACCGCCAGGTATGGGTCGGCCGCCGCATCGATCGCACCGACGAAGCGTGGCAGATGCCGCAGGGCGGGATCGACGAGGGCGAGGAGCCGTGGGACACCGCGCTTCGCGAGCTGGAAGAAGAGACCGGCATTCCGCCGCATCTGGTCGAGCGGATCGCCGATTGTCCCGAGCGGCTGCGCTACGAGCTGCCGGAAGAATTGAAGAGCAAATTGTGGGGCGGCAAGTGGCGCGGGCAGGAGCAGGACTGGTTTCTGTGCCGCTTCCTAGGACGGGAGGGCGACGTCGATATCGCCACCGCGCATCCCGAATTCGACGCGTGGAAATGGGTCGCGCCGTCAGCGCTGCCCGACCTCATCGTGCCGTTCAAGCGCGACCTCTACCGTCGCCTGATCGAGCAGTTCCGCGAGCATATCGACCTGCCGCTGCCCTGA
- a CDS encoding deoxyribodipyrimidine photo-lyase has translation MAAPQLVWFRQDLRTADHPALIAAAEQGPVVGLYVLDDETPGRWKIGGAQRWWLHHSLDALAQELDKLGSTLILRRGRSSKVVRDVAKELGAGGVHAIRQYEPWWREAECEHGDFVILHDGDVLHEPSAICSGSKKPFKIFGPFYRALETHFPPPEPLPAPKLTKPSKLPKSDKLADLDLLPTKPDWSTGFTDWTPGTQGAAKQLRHFVDHASDYAAHRDLPAEDATSRLSPHLHHGELSPRQVWHALGRKGGEKFHRELAWRDFSRSMTLADPLIGKESQRPLGLTTRHGKAADSDFTAWTRGRTGYPLVDAGMRQLWESGWMHNRARLVTASFLCKHLLIDWWRGADWFWDCLVDADYANNSQNWQWVAGTGFDSQPFYRIMAPLTQSEKFDAADYIRRWVPELAHLSDADIHDPWGRGAAPPDYPEPLIGHKEARERALEAFRKRAS, from the coding sequence ATGGCCGCCCCCCAACTCGTCTGGTTCCGTCAGGACCTCCGCACCGCCGACCACCCCGCTTTGATCGCCGCCGCCGAACAGGGGCCGGTGGTCGGCCTCTACGTCCTCGACGACGAAACCCCCGGCCGCTGGAAGATCGGCGGCGCCCAGCGCTGGTGGCTGCATCACAGCCTCGACGCGCTGGCGCAGGAACTCGACAAGCTCGGTTCCACCCTGATCCTCCGCCGCGGCCGCTCGTCAAAGGTGGTGCGCGACGTCGCCAAGGAGCTCGGCGCCGGCGGCGTCCACGCCATCCGCCAGTACGAACCCTGGTGGCGCGAAGCCGAATGCGAGCATGGCGATTTCGTCATCCTCCACGACGGCGACGTGCTTCATGAGCCCAGCGCCATCTGCTCAGGGTCCAAAAAACCGTTCAAAATCTTCGGCCCGTTCTACCGCGCGCTCGAAACCCATTTCCCGCCGCCGGAGCCGCTGCCGGCACCCAAGCTGACCAAGCCGTCCAAACTCCCCAAAAGCGACAAGCTCGCCGACCTGGACCTCCTGCCGACCAAGCCCGACTGGTCGACCGGCTTCACCGACTGGACCCCCGGCACGCAAGGCGCGGCCAAGCAACTCCGCCACTTCGTCGATCACGCCTCGGACTACGCGGCCCACCGCGACCTTCCCGCCGAAGACGCCACCAGCCGATTGTCGCCCCACCTCCACCACGGCGAACTCAGCCCCCGCCAGGTCTGGCACGCACTGGGTCGCAAAGGCGGGGAGAAATTCCACCGCGAGCTCGCCTGGCGCGATTTCAGCCGTTCGATGACCCTCGCCGATCCCCTCATCGGCAAGGAATCGCAGCGTCCGCTTGGCCTTACCACCCGCCACGGCAAAGCCGCCGACTCCGACTTTACCGCCTGGACCCGCGGCCGCACCGGCTATCCGCTCGTCGACGCCGGCATGCGGCAATTGTGGGAAAGCGGATGGATGCACAATCGCGCGCGCCTCGTCACCGCCAGCTTCCTGTGCAAGCACCTGCTGATCGACTGGTGGCGCGGCGCCGACTGGTTCTGGGACTGCCTGGTCGACGCCGATTACGCCAACAACAGCCAGAACTGGCAATGGGTCGCCGGCACCGGCTTCGACAGCCAACCCTTCTACCGCATCATGGCCCCGCTCACCCAAAGCGAGAAATTCGACGCCGCCGATTATATCCGTCGCTGGGTGCCCGAACTCGCGCATCTGTCCGACGCCGACATTCACGATCCGTGGGGCAGGGGAGCCGCACCGCCCGACTACCCCGAGCCGCTGATCGGCCACAAGGAAGCCCGCGAACGCGCGCTGGAGGCCTTTCGCAAGCGCGCCTCCTGA
- a CDS encoding 2-oxoacid:acceptor oxidoreductase subunit alpha codes for MATATHMLTPEEAHADLVPENVVVRFAGDSGDGMQLTGGQFTLSTALAGNDLATFPDFPAEIRAPQGTTFGVSAFQINFGSASIETAGDQPDVLVAMNPAALKVNVASLRDGGLIIADEGEFSARNLAKAGYDANPLDDGSLARWQLIKFKISQLTLDAVKPFGLGNKEALRCKNMWTLGLALWMFDRDRGPIVDWLKAKFAKAPTLAEANIAALNAGHAYGDTIEMGAAFRPHHIEAAPAEPGLYRTVTGAEALGLGLVAGAQLADLPMFFGGYPITPASALLHHLSRLKEYGITTFQAEDEIAAICAAIGASYAGSLGVTSSSGPGIALKTEAMGLAIMTELPLVIVNSQRGGPSTGLPTKTEQSDLYQAVYGRNGDAPMPVIAARSPADAFDCAIEAVRLAVRYMTPVMLLTDGYIANAAEPWKVPDMSGYAPFPVAHATEDSVPRNEAGKLEPFSRDEKLARPWIKPGTPGLLHRIGGIEKRPGTGDIDYSPQAHAEMTKTRQEKVLGIARDIPDQDVCLGSAGAKVAVVGWGSTFGPIHQAVKRLHAQGHDVAHVHLRHIWPLPQNLGELLRSFGTVIVPEMNTGQLKTLLRDQYLVDVQSLTKTSGQPFKIAEIEAAARAAHGGTLAPETTQLPEIESGHDDGHRHAAEVH; via the coding sequence ATGGCCACGGCCACTCACATGCTTACCCCCGAGGAGGCACATGCCGACCTCGTTCCCGAAAACGTCGTGGTTCGCTTTGCGGGCGACAGTGGCGACGGGATGCAGCTGACCGGCGGGCAGTTCACGCTGTCTACCGCGCTCGCCGGCAACGACCTCGCGACCTTCCCCGACTTCCCGGCCGAGATTCGCGCGCCGCAGGGGACGACCTTCGGCGTCTCGGCGTTCCAGATCAACTTCGGCTCGGCCTCGATCGAGACCGCCGGCGACCAGCCCGACGTCCTCGTCGCGATGAACCCGGCGGCGCTGAAAGTGAACGTCGCGAGCCTGCGCGACGGCGGCCTGATCATCGCCGACGAAGGCGAATTCTCCGCCCGCAATCTCGCCAAGGCCGGCTACGACGCCAATCCGCTCGACGACGGCAGCCTCGCCCGCTGGCAGCTGATCAAGTTCAAGATCAGCCAACTCACTCTCGACGCCGTGAAGCCGTTCGGCCTCGGCAACAAGGAAGCGCTGCGCTGCAAGAACATGTGGACGCTGGGCCTCGCGCTGTGGATGTTCGACCGTGACCGTGGGCCGATCGTCGACTGGCTCAAGGCCAAGTTCGCCAAGGCCCCGACGCTCGCCGAAGCCAATATCGCCGCGCTGAACGCCGGCCACGCGTACGGCGACACGATCGAAATGGGCGCCGCCTTCCGCCCCCACCATATAGAAGCCGCCCCGGCCGAGCCTGGTCTCTACCGCACCGTCACCGGCGCCGAAGCGCTCGGCCTCGGCCTCGTCGCGGGCGCGCAGCTCGCCGACCTGCCGATGTTCTTCGGCGGCTATCCGATCACCCCGGCCAGCGCGCTGCTGCATCACCTCAGCCGGCTCAAGGAATATGGGATCACCACCTTCCAGGCCGAGGACGAGATCGCCGCTATTTGCGCCGCGATCGGGGCGTCCTACGCCGGAAGCCTCGGTGTTACCTCGTCCTCCGGTCCCGGTATCGCGCTGAAGACCGAAGCGATGGGTCTCGCGATCATGACCGAGCTGCCCCTCGTCATCGTCAATTCGCAGCGCGGCGGCCCCTCGACCGGCCTTCCGACCAAGACCGAGCAGAGCGATCTCTACCAGGCGGTCTACGGCCGCAACGGCGACGCGCCGATGCCCGTCATCGCCGCCCGCTCGCCCGCCGACGCCTTCGACTGCGCAATCGAGGCGGTGCGCCTCGCCGTCCGCTACATGACCCCGGTCATGCTGCTCACCGACGGCTACATCGCCAATGCCGCCGAGCCGTGGAAGGTGCCCGACATGAGCGGCTACGCCCCGTTCCCGGTCGCCCACGCCACCGAGGACAGCGTGCCGCGCAACGAGGCCGGCAAACTCGAACCCTTCAGCCGCGACGAGAAGCTCGCCCGGCCGTGGATCAAGCCCGGCACGCCCGGCCTGCTCCACCGCATCGGCGGGATCGAGAAGCGCCCCGGCACCGGCGACATCGACTATTCGCCGCAGGCTCATGCCGAGATGACCAAGACGCGCCAGGAAAAGGTGCTCGGCATCGCCCGCGACATTCCGGACCAGGACGTCTGCCTAGGAAGCGCCGGCGCCAAGGTCGCGGTGGTCGGCTGGGGCTCGACCTTCGGCCCGATCCATCAGGCGGTGAAGCGGCTTCACGCGCAGGGCCACGACGTTGCCCACGTCCACCTCCGCCACATCTGGCCGCTGCCGCAGAACCTCGGCGAACTGCTGCGCTCCTTCGGCACCGTAATCGTGCCTGAAATGAACACCGGCCAGCTTAAGACCCTGCTGCGCGACCAGTATCTGGTCGACGTGCAGAGCCTGACCAAGACCAGCGGCCAGCCGTTCAAGATCGCCGAGATCGAAGCCGCCGCCCGCGCCGCCCACGGCGGCACGCTGGCGCCCGAAACGACTCAGCTGCCCGAAATCGAAAGCGGCCACGACGACGGCCACAGGCACGCGGCCGAGGTCCACTGA
- a CDS encoding metal-dependent hydrolase, producing the protein MDNLTHSLAGALLGQMGLKRASRFALAGCILGANAPDIDFIVPFFLPVDYIAFHRGPTHALFGLPVMAAGTVALLWLVDRLKPAKPGTTPFRAWPLFLVTLLAVISHPFLDWLTTYAVAFFAPLGDRWYSANAIFIIDWVYWIILGLGIWLSVRRGKRGGAHTGRPAQIAGGILLLYIAANVAWSAHAERTLAAALRQRGIQPRLAVASPPPFAFWNRTMAWRSDSIWGSGNFAPGTGLSLNPETRPLNLDDTRFLRARATSRQVRSFLYWSRMPIVVEVAGRPVLTDQRYYRALDDKSVPAAIRRRAPSASFQIPLDLPSEP; encoded by the coding sequence ATGGACAATCTTACCCACAGCCTTGCCGGTGCCCTGCTCGGGCAGATGGGCCTGAAGCGCGCCAGCCGCTTCGCGCTCGCCGGCTGTATCCTAGGCGCCAACGCCCCCGACATCGATTTCATCGTGCCCTTCTTCCTGCCGGTCGACTACATCGCCTTTCACCGCGGACCGACCCACGCGCTGTTCGGCCTGCCGGTCATGGCCGCCGGCACCGTCGCGCTGCTGTGGCTGGTCGACCGCCTCAAGCCCGCCAAGCCGGGCACCACGCCGTTTCGCGCCTGGCCGCTCTTTCTCGTCACCCTGCTGGCGGTGATCAGCCACCCGTTTCTCGACTGGCTGACGACCTACGCCGTCGCCTTCTTCGCGCCGCTCGGTGACCGCTGGTATTCGGCCAACGCCATTTTCATCATCGACTGGGTTTACTGGATCATCCTGGGGCTCGGCATCTGGCTGTCGGTCCGGCGTGGCAAGCGGGGAGGGGCGCACACCGGCCGCCCGGCGCAGATCGCAGGTGGCATCCTGCTCCTCTACATCGCCGCCAACGTCGCCTGGAGCGCGCATGCCGAGCGAACCCTCGCCGCCGCGCTCCGCCAGCGCGGGATCCAGCCGCGCCTCGCCGTCGCCAGCCCGCCGCCCTTCGCCTTCTGGAACCGCACCATGGCGTGGCGCAGCGACAGCATCTGGGGCAGTGGCAACTTCGCGCCCGGAACCGGCCTCAGTCTCAACCCCGAAACCCGGCCGCTCAATCTCGACGACACGCGCTTTCTCCGCGCCCGCGCGACGAGCCGCCAGGTCCGCTCCTTCCTCTACTGGTCGCGCATGCCCATCGTGGTCGAGGTCGCCGGCCGCCCGGTCCTCACCGACCAGCGCTATTATCGCGCGCTCGACGACAAGAGCGTTCCCGCCGCCATCCGCCGCCGCGCGCCTTCAGCCAGCTTCCAGATCCCGCTCGACCTGCCCTCAGAGCCATAG
- a CDS encoding spermidine synthase has product MNPRELLATAQIPGGDEMRLYRRGEDHMILLERTELMSTRMSGSEEALATLTAQRLGTKPRQRWLIGGYGMGFTLRAALKALPADAEVTVAELVPEIMDWAKGPMEALNAAGLADKRTRIHMGDVADPIREGGWDAILLDVDNGPDALVRAANQWLYEPSGLATIKTALKPGGVLAIWSAGSDAQFSKTLLQAGFRVEEQDVRGRSNGKGPHHFIWFASRR; this is encoded by the coding sequence ATGAATCCCCGTGAACTCCTCGCCACCGCCCAGATTCCCGGAGGCGACGAAATGCGCCTCTATCGTCGCGGCGAGGATCACATGATCCTGCTCGAACGGACCGAGCTCATGTCGACCCGCATGAGCGGCTCCGAAGAAGCGCTCGCGACGCTGACGGCGCAGCGGCTCGGCACCAAGCCCCGGCAGCGCTGGCTGATCGGCGGCTACGGCATGGGCTTCACCCTGCGCGCCGCGTTGAAAGCGCTTCCCGCCGACGCGGAGGTTACCGTCGCCGAATTGGTGCCGGAGATCATGGATTGGGCCAAGGGCCCGATGGAAGCGCTCAACGCCGCCGGTCTCGCCGACAAACGGACCCGCATCCACATGGGCGATGTCGCCGATCCGATCCGCGAAGGCGGATGGGACGCGATCCTGCTCGATGTCGACAACGGCCCCGACGCGCTCGTCCGCGCCGCCAACCAGTGGCTGTACGAACCGAGCGGCCTGGCGACCATCAAGACGGCGCTGAAGCCGGGCGGCGTACTCGCCATCTGGTCGGCGGGATCCGATGCGCAGTTCAGCAAGACCCTGCTGCAGGCCGGCTTCCGGGTCGAGGAACAGGACGTGCGCGGCCGGTCCAACGGCAAGGGCCCGCACCATTTCATCTGGTTCGCTTCCCGCCGCTAG